A DNA window from Propionispora vibrioides contains the following coding sequences:
- the mltG gene encoding endolytic transglycosylase MltG — MQQYTWFTARWSTWMILAIFSFCVFFYGFTIPVPATSGENVIIEVKQGMTSDQIARMLYNRGLISSPGMFQLVAKWKGLGSSLQAGEYAIQRGTTVTRIVDMMAKGETNYLQLTIPEGYTVNQIAKLIENQHIGSGTKFKELAKQVPSDYDYMNGTSSSVVYAAEGFLFPDTYKLSKGITEEQLIAMLTRQFDEKFTPEMRAQAAAMGLSTREVIILASLVEKEAQVEADRPVIAGVFLNRLKEDMPLQSCATIQYILGYPKEELSVEDTEIASPFNTYLHRGLPPGPIANPGIASIRAVLHPTVTDYLYFVADKQGAHHFSRTYEEHLAEIEKVRN, encoded by the coding sequence ATGCAGCAATATACTTGGTTTACAGCCCGATGGTCTACCTGGATGATTCTGGCCATATTTTCTTTTTGCGTTTTCTTCTATGGTTTTACTATACCGGTACCTGCTACCAGTGGTGAAAATGTCATCATTGAGGTTAAACAGGGGATGACATCCGACCAAATTGCCCGGATGCTTTATAACCGGGGGTTAATTAGCAGTCCGGGGATGTTTCAGCTAGTAGCGAAATGGAAGGGACTGGGCAGCTCTTTGCAAGCCGGTGAATATGCCATTCAGCGAGGCACAACTGTAACCCGCATAGTTGATATGATGGCTAAAGGTGAGACCAATTATCTGCAATTGACAATTCCCGAGGGATATACGGTCAATCAGATTGCTAAGCTAATAGAAAATCAGCACATCGGCAGCGGGACAAAATTTAAGGAACTGGCAAAACAGGTTCCTTCTGATTATGATTATATGAATGGTACGTCCTCTTCCGTCGTGTACGCTGCCGAGGGATTTTTATTTCCCGATACGTATAAGCTTTCCAAAGGAATAACGGAAGAACAGTTAATTGCCATGCTAACCAGGCAATTTGATGAAAAGTTTACACCCGAGATGCGAGCACAAGCAGCAGCAATGGGGCTATCGACTCGTGAGGTTATTATTTTGGCGTCATTAGTGGAAAAAGAAGCCCAAGTGGAAGCTGATCGTCCGGTTATTGCCGGTGTCTTTCTAAACAGATTGAAAGAGGACATGCCTTTGCAGTCCTGTGCTACCATTCAGTATATTTTGGGGTATCCTAAGGAAGAACTGTCCGTGGAGGATACGGAAATAGCTTCACCATTCAATACCTATTTGCATAGGGGACTGCCACCAGGCCCGATTGCTAATCCGGGAATTGCCTCGATTCGTGCGGTGCTGCATCCGACCGTAACAGATTACTTGTATTTTGTGGCCGACAAACAGGGCGCGCATCATTTCAGCCGGACCTATGAGGAGCACTTGGCAGAAATTGAAAAGGTACGCAATTAG
- a CDS encoding O-methyltransferase, translating into MNSIDDKVLELLQEMRAYAVERKIPIISSAGGELLSRTVANCKPYSILEIGSAIGYSTLLMASQAAPNISIVSIEINPDRLFVARHYFERVGLLDRVQFLEGDAAQILPNLAGNFDFVFIDAAKGQYLDYLLKITNKLAPAATIVSDNVLFRGLVLSEEQPPRRYKTIVKRLREYLQFITGNPHFSTTIHAEGDGLAISYYQRGESY; encoded by the coding sequence ATGAATAGCATTGATGATAAAGTGTTAGAACTACTGCAAGAAATGCGGGCATATGCGGTGGAACGAAAAATACCAATTATTTCATCGGCTGGCGGCGAACTTTTATCCCGGACAGTTGCTAACTGTAAGCCGTATTCTATTTTGGAAATCGGGTCGGCTATTGGTTATTCAACTTTGCTTATGGCAAGTCAGGCAGCGCCCAATATTTCGATTGTATCTATTGAAATAAATCCGGACAGACTGTTTGTGGCGAGGCATTACTTTGAGCGGGTCGGCTTGTTGGACCGTGTTCAGTTTCTTGAGGGCGATGCGGCACAAATATTGCCTAACCTTGCCGGAAACTTTGATTTTGTTTTTATTGATGCTGCCAAGGGGCAGTATTTGGATTATCTTTTAAAAATTACCAACAAACTTGCTCCGGCCGCAACGATTGTTTCCGATAATGTTCTTTTTAGAGGTTTGGTCTTATCGGAGGAACAACCGCCGCGGCGCTATAAAACCATTGTCAAACGGCTACGGGAATATTTGCAATTTATTACCGGCAATCCCCATTTTTCTACAACCATTCATGCGGAAGGCGATGGGCTGGCAATTTCTTATTATCAAAGGGGCGAATCATATTGA
- a CDS encoding peptidase U32 family protein encodes MKTPELLAPAGNLEKLKMALIYGADAVYMGGKAFGLRAFGGNFDDNELREGVSLAHSLNKKAYVTVNIFPHNDDLVDLPDYIKYLAEISVDAAIVSDLGVFRLFRNIAPDIELHVSTQANNVNWSSVLAWQELGASRVVLARELSFREIARIRSQTQVELEAFVHGAMCISYSGRCLLSNYFTERDANRGACSQPCRWKYALVEEKRPGQYFPVEEDERGTYIFNSKDLCLVPHIPELVEAGVNSLKIEGRMKSVHYVATVAKVYREALDCFAADPDHFVMQPEWLEELNKVSHREYTTGFYFNKTTSDDQIYGSSSYTQTHDFIGLIKEYQPEKQMAVIEQRNHMKVGDEIEIAQPGQRNFTQRIERMYDAEGNEIIAAPHPQQIVAIPVREPVVPYGMLRRRIGEA; translated from the coding sequence TTGAAAACACCAGAGCTGTTAGCTCCGGCGGGAAATCTAGAAAAGTTGAAAATGGCACTGATCTATGGTGCTGATGCAGTTTATATGGGTGGGAAGGCCTTTGGACTTAGAGCGTTTGGCGGCAATTTTGATGATAATGAATTGCGGGAAGGAGTCAGCCTTGCCCATAGTTTAAATAAGAAAGCCTATGTAACGGTTAATATCTTTCCCCATAATGATGATTTAGTGGATTTACCTGATTATATAAAATATCTGGCAGAGATCTCGGTTGATGCGGCAATTGTATCTGATTTGGGCGTTTTTCGTTTATTTCGGAATATTGCGCCTGACATAGAACTGCATGTCAGTACACAAGCCAATAATGTGAATTGGTCATCTGTCCTGGCCTGGCAGGAGTTGGGCGCCAGCCGGGTCGTGCTGGCACGGGAACTATCTTTTCGTGAAATTGCGCGGATTCGCTCCCAGACCCAGGTTGAACTGGAGGCGTTTGTGCATGGTGCTATGTGCATTTCTTATTCCGGGCGTTGTTTATTAAGTAACTATTTTACAGAACGCGATGCCAACCGCGGTGCGTGTTCCCAACCTTGCCGTTGGAAGTACGCTCTTGTGGAAGAAAAGCGTCCGGGACAATATTTTCCAGTGGAAGAGGACGAACGGGGAACCTATATTTTTAACTCCAAGGATTTATGTCTCGTTCCACATATTCCTGAATTGGTGGAGGCCGGAGTGAATAGCTTAAAGATAGAAGGCCGCATGAAAAGTGTTCACTACGTTGCTACCGTAGCGAAGGTCTATCGGGAAGCATTAGATTGTTTTGCTGCTGATCCCGATCATTTTGTCATGCAACCGGAATGGTTGGAGGAATTGAACAAAGTATCACACCGGGAGTATACCACTGGTTTTTACTTTAATAAAACTACTTCCGACGATCAAATCTACGGGTCTTCTTCTTATACCCAGACCCATGATTTTATCGGGTTAATTAAAGAGTATCAGCCTGAAAAGCAGATGGCTGTCATTGAACAGCGCAACCACATGAAGGTAGGCGATGAAATTGAAATTGCCCAACCTGGTCAGCGTAATTTTACGCAAAGAATTGAACGTATGTATGACGCGGAGGGCAATGAAATTATAGCTGCGCCACATCCCCAGCAAATTGTTGCCATTCCGGTCCGCGAGCCGGTTGTGCCGTATGGTATGTTGCGGCGTAGGATAGGTGAAGCATGA
- a CDS encoding DUF4911 domain-containing protein, translating to MKEKEVIFIKVEPSNINYVNRIMEGYEYLGVVTTVNPAEGKLMVRVTSDTYHEVEEILRKLPIWLEFV from the coding sequence ATGAAGGAAAAAGAAGTCATTTTCATAAAGGTAGAACCCAGCAATATAAATTATGTTAATCGTATCATGGAAGGCTATGAGTATTTGGGAGTAGTAACGACGGTTAACCCGGCAGAAGGAAAATTGATGGTCCGGGTTACCTCTGATACTTACCATGAGGTTGAAGAAATATTGAGAAAACTGCCCATATGGTTAGAATTTGTCTGA
- a CDS encoding peptidoglycan D,D-transpeptidase FtsI family protein, translating to MALYVSRIHKIAWAILFIGTLLIVRLVYLQVLESPKLAIEGLSGRVAEVSLGPERGDIFDRNGILLTNTVQTFCIIIFPAQVVDPYETASQLVAFSGIDENELMKRMRQAQRPFKLQANITEKVAETINQLQIPGVLAVAEKSRYSYSSLAVHTTGYINVADNQGVSGIERMYDDILKGEQTEHVAALVDAGQQIIPGLGYTRLKLGNNLGPGNIILTIDSRIQKIVENIMDKHEIKGAVVIMKPSTGEILAMASRPKFDPTQIENYLTMKTAPFLNRALSAYQPGSIFKLVVAAAALENKVVRPDDIFFDPGYVDVSNRRFYGWDYEQGGRGNITFTDAMAYSSNPAFITVGLKLGSDKLISFARQLGFGQHTQLAFYGEADGNLPDSSQPIYPGELANLAIGQGSFEATPLQFACLVSTILNDGVKVEPYLVSRLVDTRGRSIKSFSPAPGVRVFSHQTAEDMKKMMAAVTRYGTGEEAYVPGVGSAGKTGSAETGRMQQGKSVNHAWFAGYAPLQKPQYAAVVFVEEGHSGGDVAAPIFREIFSEVIANTPSDDK from the coding sequence ATGGCACTTTATGTTAGTCGTATTCATAAAATAGCATGGGCTATTCTTTTTATCGGGACTCTGTTGATTGTCCGTTTGGTATACCTGCAAGTGCTGGAAAGTCCGAAGCTGGCGATTGAGGGGTTAAGCGGACGGGTTGCGGAGGTTTCTTTGGGGCCGGAACGGGGCGATATATTTGACCGGAATGGCATTTTACTTACTAATACCGTACAGACGTTTTGCATCATCATTTTTCCCGCCCAGGTGGTGGACCCTTATGAAACGGCAAGTCAATTGGTTGCTTTTAGTGGCATTGATGAGAATGAATTGATGAAAAGGATGCGGCAAGCGCAGAGACCGTTTAAGCTTCAGGCCAATATAACGGAGAAGGTGGCGGAGACTATAAATCAGCTGCAGATTCCCGGTGTGCTGGCTGTGGCCGAAAAAAGCAGATACAGCTATAGTTCTCTAGCTGTGCATACAACCGGATATATAAACGTAGCCGACAATCAAGGCGTAAGTGGAATTGAGCGTATGTACGACGACATTTTGAAAGGAGAGCAAACTGAACACGTGGCAGCCTTAGTGGATGCCGGACAGCAAATTATTCCCGGGTTAGGATATACCCGGCTGAAACTAGGCAACAACCTGGGGCCTGGTAATATTATATTAACTATTGACAGCAGAATACAAAAGATTGTTGAAAATATTATGGATAAGCATGAAATAAAAGGGGCTGTTGTCATTATGAAACCTTCCACCGGTGAAATATTGGCTATGGCCTCAAGACCGAAATTTGATCCCACACAGATTGAAAACTATTTAACCATGAAAACAGCTCCATTCTTAAACAGAGCTCTATCTGCCTATCAGCCGGGGTCGATTTTTAAATTAGTCGTAGCGGCAGCAGCATTGGAAAACAAAGTGGTCCGTCCAGATGATATTTTTTTTGATCCGGGATATGTTGATGTGAGTAACCGGCGATTTTATGGCTGGGATTATGAACAGGGAGGACGCGGGAATATAACTTTTACCGATGCCATGGCGTACTCCAGCAATCCTGCCTTTATTACCGTGGGGTTGAAATTGGGCTCGGATAAATTAATTTCTTTTGCCAGGCAATTAGGCTTTGGCCAACATACGCAGCTTGCTTTTTATGGTGAGGCGGATGGAAATTTACCCGATAGTAGTCAGCCGATTTATCCAGGAGAATTGGCCAATTTAGCGATCGGGCAGGGAAGCTTTGAAGCCACTCCCCTACAATTTGCCTGCTTAGTCTCGACCATTCTCAATGACGGAGTCAAGGTTGAGCCCTATTTAGTCAGCAGATTGGTCGACACCAGAGGACGAAGCATCAAGAGCTTTTCACCTGCGCCAGGGGTTCGCGTTTTTTCTCACCAAACTGCCGAAGATATGAAAAAGATGATGGCTGCCGTTACCCGGTATGGTACAGGTGAGGAAGCGTATGTTCCGGGAGTGGGTTCGGCGGGTAAAACCGGTTCGGCGGAAACCGGACGTATGCAGCAGGGAAAGAGTGTAAATCACGCATGGTTTGCCGGATATGCACCGTTGCAAAAACCGCAGTACGCGGCTGTTGTATTTGTAGAGGAAGGACACTCCGGCGGTGATGTGGCGGCTCCTATCTTTCGCGAAATTTTTAGCGAGGTTATAGCAAATACGCCGAGTGATGACAAGTAG
- the aroQ gene encoding type II 3-dehydroquinate dehydratase gives MAEERSCVLVLNGPNLNLLGKREPEVYGKLTLADINRLVAEKAASLGLSVDFEQTNHEGVLIDRIQQAVGHYSCIILNAAAYTHYSIAIRDAIAAVAVPVIEVHLSNIYKREEFRHHSVISAVTYGQISGFGADSYLLALEGAARMIHGGK, from the coding sequence GTGGCTGAAGAAAGGTCTTGTGTATTGGTACTCAACGGTCCTAATTTGAATTTATTAGGAAAACGGGAACCTGAAGTTTACGGCAAACTGACATTAGCGGATATTAACCGGTTAGTTGCCGAGAAGGCGGCTAGTCTGGGGCTTAGTGTCGATTTTGAACAAACTAACCATGAAGGTGTGCTGATAGACAGGATTCAACAGGCTGTCGGTCACTATTCCTGTATTATCTTGAATGCCGCCGCGTATACGCATTATAGTATTGCTATCCGCGATGCCATCGCTGCTGTGGCTGTTCCGGTTATTGAAGTCCATTTATCCAACATTTACAAGAGGGAAGAATTCCGGCATCATTCTGTCATTTCTGCGGTAACCTATGGTCAAATCAGCGGGTTCGGAGCCGATAGCTATCTTCTGGCACTAGAAGGGGCCGCTAGAATGATCCATGGAGGAAAATAA